From the genome of Proteus vulgaris, one region includes:
- the groL gene encoding chaperonin GroEL (60 kDa chaperone family; promotes refolding of misfolded polypeptides especially under stressful conditions; forms two stacked rings of heptamers to form a barrel-shaped 14mer; ends can be capped by GroES; misfolded proteins enter the barrel where they are refolded when GroES binds) — MAAKDVKFGVDARNKMLRGVNVLADAVKVTLGPKGRNVVLDKSFGSPVITKDGVSVAREIELEDKFENMGAQMVKEVASKANDAAGDGTTTATVLAQSIIAEGLKAVAAGMNPMDLKRGIDKAVIAAVEELKKLSVPCSDTKAIAQVGTISANADETVGTLIAQAMDKVGKEGVITVEEGTGLEDELDVVEGMQFDRGYLSPYFINKHETGTAELENPFILLVDKKVSNIRELLPVLEGVAKANKPLLIIAEDVEGEALATLVVNNMRGIVKVAAVKAPGFGDRRKAMLQDIATLTNGAVISEEIGMELEKATLEDLGQAKRVVINKDTTTIIDGLGDQDAISGRVAQIRQQIEDATSDYDREKLQERVAKLAGGVAVIKVGAATEVEMKEKRARVDDALHATRAAVEEGVVAGGGTALVRVANALREMIGDNEEQTVGIRVALRAMESPMRQIVANAGEEPSVIVNNVKAGEGNYGYNAATDAYGDMIDMGILDPTKVTRSALQFAASIAGLMITTEAMITDSPKDDKMDLGGAGGMGGMGGMGGMM, encoded by the coding sequence ATGGCAGCTAAAGACGTCAAATTCGGTGTAGATGCTCGTAATAAAATGTTACGTGGTGTTAATGTTCTTGCAGATGCAGTTAAAGTAACTTTAGGCCCTAAAGGTCGTAACGTTGTTTTAGATAAATCTTTCGGCTCACCTGTTATTACTAAAGATGGTGTATCTGTCGCACGTGAAATTGAACTTGAAGATAAATTCGAGAACATGGGTGCGCAGATGGTGAAAGAAGTTGCTTCTAAAGCCAATGATGCGGCTGGTGACGGTACTACAACTGCAACAGTATTAGCACAATCAATTATTGCCGAAGGTTTAAAAGCCGTTGCCGCTGGCATGAACCCAATGGATCTGAAACGTGGTATCGATAAAGCAGTTATTGCTGCTGTCGAAGAACTGAAAAAACTGTCTGTTCCATGTTCAGATACTAAAGCGATTGCTCAAGTTGGTACAATTTCTGCTAACGCTGATGAAACCGTCGGTACTCTGATCGCGCAAGCGATGGATAAAGTAGGTAAAGAAGGTGTTATCACTGTTGAAGAAGGTACTGGCTTAGAAGATGAGCTAGATGTTGTTGAAGGTATGCAGTTTGACCGTGGTTATCTGTCTCCTTACTTCATCAACAAACATGAAACAGGTACAGCAGAATTAGAAAACCCATTCATTCTGTTAGTTGACAAAAAAGTGTCTAACATCCGTGAATTACTGCCTGTTTTAGAAGGTGTTGCTAAAGCTAACAAACCTCTGCTTATCATTGCAGAAGATGTTGAAGGCGAAGCACTGGCAACCTTAGTTGTAAACAACATGCGTGGTATCGTTAAAGTTGCTGCGGTTAAAGCACCTGGTTTTGGTGATCGCCGTAAAGCAATGTTACAAGATATCGCAACGTTAACTAACGGTGCTGTCATTTCTGAAGAAATCGGCATGGAGTTAGAAAAAGCAACCTTAGAAGACTTAGGTCAAGCAAAACGTGTTGTTATCAACAAAGACACTACCACAATCATTGATGGTTTAGGTGACCAAGACGCAATCAGCGGTCGTGTAGCTCAAATCCGTCAACAAATCGAAGATGCAACTTCAGATTATGACCGTGAAAAATTACAAGAACGCGTTGCTAAATTAGCTGGCGGTGTTGCAGTAATTAAAGTCGGTGCAGCAACTGAAGTTGAAATGAAAGAAAAACGCGCTCGTGTTGACGATGCTCTGCATGCAACTCGTGCAGCTGTTGAAGAAGGCGTTGTTGCTGGTGGTGGTACTGCACTGGTTCGTGTTGCTAACGCTCTGCGTGAGATGATTGGTGATAACGAAGAACAAACCGTGGGTATCCGTGTTGCATTACGTGCAATGGAATCTCCAATGCGTCAAATCGTTGCTAACGCAGGTGAAGAACCATCTGTTATTGTAAACAACGTGAAAGCGGGTGAAGGTAACTACGGTTATAACGCTGCAACTGATGCTTACGGCGATATGATTGATATGGGTATCTTAGATCCAACTAAAGTTACTCGTTCTGCACTGCAATTTGCTGCATCTATCGCAGGTCTGATGATCACAACAGAAGCGATGATCACTGATTCACCTAAAGATGACAAAATGGATTTAGGTGGCGCTGGTGGTATGGGCGGCATGGGTGGAATGGGCGGCATGATGTAA
- a CDS encoding co-chaperone GroES, translating into MKIRPLHDRVIVKRKEVEAKSAGGIVLTGTAAGKSTRGEILAVGQGRIMENGDVKPLDVKVGDIVIFNDGYGVKTEKIDNEDVLIMSESDILAIVEE; encoded by the coding sequence ATGAAGATTCGTCCATTACATGACCGTGTTATTGTTAAACGTAAAGAAGTCGAAGCTAAATCAGCAGGCGGTATCGTCCTTACTGGCACAGCGGCGGGTAAATCTACTCGTGGCGAAATCTTAGCCGTAGGTCAAGGCCGTATTATGGAAAACGGCGACGTTAAACCACTGGATGTTAAAGTTGGCGATATCGTAATTTTTAACGACGGTTATGGCGTTAAAACAGAAAAAATTGATAACGAAGACGTGCTTATCATGTCTGAAAGCGACATTTTAGCAATTGTAGAAGAATAA
- the aspA gene encoding aspartate ammonia-lyase, whose product MSNKTRIEEDLLGKREVPADAYYGVHTLRAIENFYISDRTINDVPEFIRGMVMVKKAAALANKELHTIPREIADTIIKACDVVLETGKHMDQFPVDVFQGGAGTSLNMNTNEVIANIGLELMGHQKGEYQYLNPNDHVNKSQSTNDAYPCGFRVAVYNSVIKLTESIELLKAGFDRKAVEFKDILKMGRTQLQDAVPMTLGQEFHAFSVLMKEEIKNLKRTAELLLEMNLGATAIGTGLNTAPGYQKLSVEKLAEVTGLACVPAEDLIEATSDCGAYVMVHGALKRLAVKMSKICNDLRLLSSGPRAGLKEINLPELQAGSSIMPAKVNPVIPEVVNQACFKVIGNDTCVTMAAEAGQLQLNVMEPAIGQAMFESISLLSNACRNLVEKCVDGITANKDVCEHFVFSSIGIVTYLNPFIGHHNGDIVGKICAETGKSVREVVLERGLLTEEQLDDIFSIENLKNPAYKAKRFDD is encoded by the coding sequence ATGTCAAATAAAACTCGTATCGAAGAAGACCTGTTAGGTAAAAGAGAAGTTCCTGCTGATGCTTACTATGGCGTCCACACTTTACGTGCAATTGAAAACTTCTACATCAGTGATCGTACCATCAATGATGTTCCAGAATTCATCCGCGGTATGGTAATGGTGAAAAAAGCCGCAGCATTAGCAAACAAAGAACTTCACACTATTCCTCGTGAAATCGCTGATACGATTATCAAAGCCTGTGACGTAGTATTAGAAACAGGTAAACACATGGATCAATTCCCAGTTGATGTATTCCAAGGCGGTGCGGGTACTTCATTAAATATGAATACCAATGAAGTTATCGCAAACATCGGTCTGGAATTAATGGGCCACCAAAAAGGTGAATACCAATACCTGAACCCGAATGACCACGTCAATAAGAGCCAATCAACAAACGACGCTTATCCTTGTGGTTTCCGTGTAGCGGTTTATAACTCTGTTATCAAATTAACTGAATCTATCGAACTGCTGAAAGCAGGTTTTGATAGAAAAGCAGTTGAGTTTAAAGACATCCTGAAAATGGGTCGTACTCAATTACAAGATGCTGTACCAATGACTTTAGGTCAAGAATTCCACGCTTTCTCTGTACTGATGAAAGAAGAAATCAAAAACCTGAAACGCACTGCTGAGTTACTGTTAGAAATGAACTTAGGTGCAACAGCTATCGGTACTGGTCTGAACACAGCACCAGGTTACCAAAAACTGTCTGTTGAAAAACTGGCAGAAGTAACTGGTTTAGCTTGTGTTCCAGCAGAAGACTTAATTGAAGCAACTTCTGACTGTGGTGCTTATGTAATGGTTCACGGCGCATTAAAACGCTTAGCTGTGAAAATGTCTAAAATCTGTAATGACTTACGTTTACTGTCCTCTGGTCCTCGTGCAGGTCTGAAAGAAATCAATCTTCCAGAACTACAAGCAGGTTCTTCAATCATGCCAGCTAAAGTAAACCCAGTTATTCCAGAAGTTGTTAACCAAGCTTGCTTTAAAGTTATCGGTAATGACACTTGTGTAACAATGGCTGCTGAAGCAGGTCAATTACAATTAAACGTAATGGAACCTGCAATCGGTCAAGCAATGTTCGAATCAATCTCTCTGTTAAGCAACGCTTGCCGTAACTTAGTAGAAAAATGTGTTGATGGTATCACTGCGAATAAAGACGTCTGTGAACACTTCGTATTTAGCTCAATCGGTATCGTTACTTATCTGAACCCATTCATTGGTCACCATAACGGCGACATCGTTGGTAAGATTTGTGCAGAAACTGGTAAGAGTGTACGAGAAGTTGTTCTAGAACGCGGTTTATTAACCGAAGAACAACTGGATGATATCTTCTCTATCGAGAACTTAAAAAACCCGGCTTACAAAGCAAAACGCTTCGATGATTAA
- a CDS encoding FxsA family protein: MRWLPLIVICLLIYVEAVIFVNVASSIGVLTTLFLVVLTSCVGVSLVKNQGVKNIASMQQKLAVGEVPAAEMVKSVSLILAGILLLIPGFFTDFLGLLLLLPPLQALLVTKLISRIRVYSGSNGQSGFSSSQNGTTFEGEYQRKEDSPSNQLNNKGEDQDNDHFSDKK, from the coding sequence GTGCGTTGGCTCCCATTAATTGTTATTTGTCTTCTTATCTATGTAGAAGCTGTTATTTTCGTCAATGTAGCATCTTCGATTGGCGTACTTACAACACTATTCCTTGTGGTGCTGACTTCTTGTGTTGGTGTCTCATTGGTAAAAAATCAGGGCGTAAAAAATATTGCTTCAATGCAGCAAAAACTTGCCGTGGGTGAAGTGCCTGCTGCTGAAATGGTGAAAAGCGTTTCGTTAATACTGGCGGGTATTTTATTGCTGATCCCCGGCTTCTTTACGGACTTCTTAGGTTTGCTGTTATTACTGCCACCGTTACAAGCACTGTTAGTGACAAAATTAATTTCTCGTATTCGTGTTTATTCAGGTAGTAACGGACAAAGTGGATTTTCTTCTAGTCAAAATGGCACCACTTTTGAAGGTGAGTATCAGCGCAAAGAAGATTCACCAAGTAACCAACTGAATAATAAGGGTGAAGATCAGGATAACGACCATTTTTCTGATAAAAAATAA